From Monomorium pharaonis isolate MP-MQ-018 chromosome 9, ASM1337386v2, whole genome shotgun sequence, the proteins below share one genomic window:
- the LOC114255341 gene encoding uncharacterized protein LOC114255341, protein MVSRRTKKRKCTIFPNDSKQKNFHEHGTINYSESQLHEHPYETRSKSSKSKIETTTLKSLVPSRRPSNDSVIYLGSFHKSPQLVTLEDSNESSSEKVVHPEAWTLESRKVTYI, encoded by the exons ATGGTTTCTCGTCGAACGAAAAAAAGGAAGTGCACGATTTTCCCGAACGATTCAAAGCAGAAAAACTTTCACGAGCACGGAACCATCAATTATTCGGAGAGCCA ACTGCACGAGCATCCGTACGAGACGCGTTCGAAGAGTTCGAAAAGTAAGATAGAAACGACGACGCTCAAATCTCTCGTCCCATCGAGACGGCCATCGAACGACAGTGTTATATATCTAGGATCGTTTCATAAAAGTCCGCAACTTGTAACGTTAGAGGACAGCAACGAAAGCTCTTCCGAGAAAGTTGTTCATCCGGAAGCATGGACATTAGAATCACGAAAAGTCACATATATTTGA